The Gemmata palustris genome includes a region encoding these proteins:
- the sthA gene encoding Si-specific NAD(P)(+) transhydrogenase yields the protein MPPAIEYDLIVIGAGPGGVAAADTAALLGKRVAIVERNSVVGGAAVNTGTIPSKTLRETALAISGVKSRALIGVDVSVRREAKIEDLVRHERVVTASEAHQMRTLLDRYGVTVHQGTGRFVDAHTVRITRPNPPGGTLDLRADKIVIAIGSCPMRPAVFPFEHPRIHDSDELLYITSIPRSLAVIGGGVIGSEYACMFAALGVRVHLIDGRDVLLPFLDPDLSHALAQAMERQGIVFHWKEQVEACKAPRSGEIELRLKSGKEIAVGHVLVCAGRTSYADRLAPEAAGFGLTPRGLIPVDEHFRTTVQHIYAVGDVIGFPALASTSSEQGRVAACHAFGSNAKQALAQFLPAGIYTIPEVSSVGFTEQQAREKGITIVVGRADYDQNPRGKIIGDKTGFLKLVFERDEMKLIGVHVIGEQATELIHIGLTVMMTGGGANLFLATCFNYPTLGDLYKLATHDAILKRSELLGRAQASLSRW from the coding sequence ATGCCCCCCGCGATCGAATACGACCTCATCGTGATCGGTGCCGGACCGGGCGGCGTCGCGGCGGCCGACACCGCGGCCCTGCTCGGCAAGCGCGTGGCCATCGTCGAGCGGAACAGCGTGGTCGGCGGCGCGGCCGTGAACACCGGCACCATCCCCAGCAAGACGCTCCGCGAAACGGCCCTGGCCATTTCCGGCGTGAAGTCGCGTGCCCTGATCGGTGTGGACGTGTCGGTCCGGCGCGAGGCCAAGATCGAAGACCTCGTGCGCCACGAGCGCGTCGTGACCGCGTCGGAAGCGCACCAAATGCGCACGCTGCTCGACCGGTACGGCGTCACCGTCCACCAGGGGACCGGACGATTCGTCGACGCCCACACCGTTCGCATCACGCGCCCGAACCCGCCCGGGGGAACACTGGACCTGCGCGCGGACAAGATCGTCATTGCCATCGGCTCGTGCCCGATGCGCCCGGCCGTGTTCCCGTTCGAGCACCCGCGCATCCACGACTCGGACGAATTGCTTTACATCACCAGCATCCCGCGGTCGCTCGCGGTCATCGGCGGCGGCGTCATCGGGAGCGAGTACGCCTGCATGTTCGCGGCGCTGGGCGTGCGCGTCCACCTCATCGACGGGCGCGACGTCCTGCTCCCGTTCCTGGACCCGGACCTGTCGCACGCGCTCGCGCAAGCGATGGAGCGCCAGGGCATCGTGTTCCACTGGAAAGAACAAGTCGAAGCGTGCAAGGCGCCGCGGTCCGGCGAGATCGAACTGCGGTTGAAGTCCGGGAAGGAAATCGCGGTCGGGCACGTTCTCGTGTGCGCCGGGCGCACGAGCTACGCGGACCGCTTGGCCCCGGAAGCCGCGGGCTTCGGGCTGACGCCGCGCGGCCTGATCCCGGTGGACGAGCACTTCCGCACCACCGTGCAGCACATCTACGCGGTCGGCGACGTGATCGGGTTCCCGGCGCTGGCGAGCACGAGTTCCGAACAGGGCCGGGTCGCGGCGTGCCACGCATTCGGATCGAACGCGAAACAGGCGCTCGCCCAATTCCTCCCCGCGGGCATTTACACGATCCCCGAGGTGAGTTCCGTCGGGTTCACGGAACAGCAAGCGCGCGAGAAGGGCATTACGATCGTGGTCGGCCGGGCCGACTACGATCAGAACCCGCGGGGCAAGATCATCGGCGACAAGACGGGGTTCCTGAAGCTCGTTTTCGAGCGCGACGAGATGAAGCTGATCGGCGTACACGTGATCGGGGAACAGGCCACGGAGTTGATTCACATCGGCCTAACTGTGATGATGACCGGGGGCGGAGCGAACCTGTTTTTGGCGACCTGCTTCAACTACCCGACCCTCGGCGACCTGTACAAACTGGCGACGCACGACGCGATCTTGAAGCGGTCCGAACTGCTCGGCCGGGCACAAGCCTCGCTGAGCCGCTGGTGA
- the dnaN gene encoding DNA polymerase III subunit beta: MKITCQRDSLLTACQLVKAAVAARTTKPVLSNIKAVAHDDALTLVAYDMEVGIRYELRGITVIRAGSCILPITELEKILRESSDPDISLDAGKEAILVKTTGGRFEMPSLDVNEFPDIPTFDDGGHYHEITAGTLRTMIRRTAFSADKKDTSGRFSLTGVLWEAEDKGAHLVATDTKRLAVCHGPASVYGVADSVKSVHLVPLKAVALLERNLAGDQELIRISLRANDALFQTERAMIYTSLVQGKFPPYREIIAKTRKEATQKVPLPVDSFLSRVRQAAIMTDDESMRVDMTFDAGVVTMKARGAKTGASEVTLELPEYDGPKTEIAFDPSYLVEFLRALDGEPTVVLEVSTGLRPALFTCGEQYSYLVMPLTG, encoded by the coding sequence ATGAAGATAACGTGTCAGCGTGACAGTTTGCTCACCGCGTGCCAGCTCGTCAAAGCGGCAGTCGCGGCCAGAACTACCAAGCCGGTGCTCAGCAACATCAAAGCCGTAGCACACGACGACGCACTGACGCTCGTCGCCTACGACATGGAAGTTGGCATCCGCTACGAGTTGCGCGGCATCACCGTGATCCGGGCGGGATCGTGCATTCTGCCCATTACGGAGTTAGAGAAGATCCTCCGCGAGAGCAGCGATCCGGATATCTCGTTAGACGCGGGTAAAGAAGCCATCCTCGTGAAGACCACCGGCGGGCGCTTCGAGATGCCGAGTCTCGACGTGAACGAGTTCCCCGACATCCCGACGTTCGATGACGGCGGACACTACCACGAGATCACGGCTGGCACGCTGCGCACGATGATTCGCCGCACCGCGTTTTCAGCGGACAAGAAGGACACCAGCGGAAGGTTCTCACTAACCGGTGTGCTGTGGGAGGCAGAAGATAAAGGCGCCCACCTGGTCGCGACCGACACCAAGCGGCTCGCGGTGTGCCACGGACCGGCGAGCGTGTACGGCGTTGCCGATAGCGTGAAGTCGGTTCACCTTGTTCCGCTCAAGGCTGTGGCGCTTCTGGAACGGAACTTGGCCGGCGATCAGGAACTCATTCGGATCAGCCTGCGCGCGAACGACGCTCTGTTTCAAACCGAGCGGGCAATGATTTACACCTCGCTCGTGCAGGGGAAGTTCCCCCCGTACCGCGAAATCATCGCGAAGACGCGCAAGGAAGCGACGCAGAAGGTGCCGCTGCCCGTTGACAGCTTCCTCTCGCGCGTGCGGCAAGCGGCCATCATGACGGACGACGAGAGCATGCGTGTGGACATGACGTTCGACGCGGGCGTGGTGACGATGAAAGCCCGCGGAGCAAAGACGGGTGCGAGCGAGGTAACGCTCGAACTGCCGGAGTACGACGGGCCGAAGACGGAGATCGCGTTCGATCCGTCGTACTTGGTCGAGTTCCTGCGGGCACTGGACGGCGAGCCAACAGTGGTGCTGGAAGTGTCGACCGGGCTTCGTCCCGCTCTGTTTACCTGCGGTGAGCAGTATTCGTACCTGGTGATGCCGCTCACCGGGTGA
- a CDS encoding DciA family protein: MGTDNRGPENIADILGKLFTSRGWGRKNDRMRLESAWATAAGSELLKDTQVLGMRRGVLEVAVRNAVLLSELTQFHKRGLLTKLRLSMPGVTLTDLKFRAASW; the protein is encoded by the coding sequence ATGGGTACCGACAACCGCGGACCGGAGAACATCGCCGACATTCTCGGCAAGTTGTTCACGTCCCGTGGGTGGGGGCGCAAGAACGACCGGATGCGGCTGGAATCGGCGTGGGCCACCGCCGCGGGCAGCGAATTGCTGAAGGACACACAAGTGTTGGGGATGCGGCGCGGCGTGCTGGAGGTCGCCGTGCGGAACGCGGTGCTGTTGTCGGAGCTGACGCAGTTCCACAAGCGCGGGCTGCTCACCAAACTTCGGCTCTCGATGCCCGGGGTCACCCTCACCGATCTGAAATTCCGCGCCGCTTCGTGGTAA
- a CDS encoding ExbD/TolR family protein: MLIHKRKRTETDFVEPDLPITPMLDMSFQLLAFFIMTFKPAPTEGQIMLSLPKQDGGGQMGVPDPLKTDAPTHFIVRVVATDTGTIEKITLNEEGSAATKSKDLTGDVKVYQKELFELAEKLKQEKKVGKLTLEMHPKLLQDYVVQLVDVGLRAGFTDLSPVLLENKKN; the protein is encoded by the coding sequence ATGTTGATCCACAAGCGCAAGCGAACCGAAACCGACTTCGTTGAGCCGGACCTGCCCATCACCCCCATGCTCGACATGTCGTTCCAGTTGCTGGCGTTCTTCATCATGACGTTCAAACCGGCCCCGACCGAGGGCCAGATCATGCTCTCGCTCCCCAAACAAGACGGGGGCGGACAGATGGGCGTCCCCGACCCCCTCAAGACGGATGCGCCGACCCACTTCATCGTCCGCGTGGTCGCGACCGATACCGGCACGATCGAGAAAATCACTCTCAACGAAGAGGGTAGCGCTGCGACCAAAAGCAAAGACCTGACCGGTGATGTGAAGGTGTACCAGAAGGAACTGTTCGAGCTCGCCGAAAAACTCAAGCAAGAGAAGAAGGTGGGTAAACTGACGCTCGAAATGCACCCCAAACTGCTCCAGGACTACGTCGTTCAGCTCGTGGACGTGGGCCTCCGCGCGGGTTTCACCGATCTCTCGCCCGTACTGCTCGAAAACAAGAAGAACTGA
- a CDS encoding prenyltransferase/squalene oxidase repeat-containing protein, whose product MSEKPNAPVIRRLGASEESSQERLVKKHVPAWVASGGIHVAVIFLAILVLGNRQAETKNSETVVNTTAETAEEQEDKNLSNDDLGIDSNVQAALPEIDRIDQKTIDLAVTQDNVGQPNVDRDNTNAITPAGIGAEFTAGTSGDTGAYLTGNSGGNAVMSQMVSGRSGATKARLIKEGGGNAASERAVASGLAWLVKQQMTDGGWKYDQGRTEERAAATGMALLPFLAAGVTHKKKEDKDFKGYERVVSKGLDFLKGLCAVSGTNAGRMSTDVYAQAIATLPLCEAYGMTKDPGLRPFAQAAINYIQKTQAANGSWGYGNTGPGDTSIVGWQVQALKAAKLSKDLVVDDRVIQKANKFLDFAAAGTRKSMYGYANNADAKPGTALTAVGLLCRYYVSDWGPVHPGMIDGVGGLMKTPPIGSKEIKDMYYYYYATQVVHFFEGEEWKTWNEGPKQADGTRKGGMRDWLLGQQSKKELNTGSWDPESGWFGSQCGRLGTTAMCLLTLEVYYRHLPLYKRGADGQAIQIIE is encoded by the coding sequence GTGAGCGAGAAACCCAACGCACCGGTGATCCGCCGACTGGGGGCGTCCGAGGAGAGCTCCCAGGAACGACTCGTTAAGAAGCACGTCCCGGCGTGGGTCGCGAGCGGTGGGATTCACGTCGCCGTGATCTTCCTCGCGATACTCGTTCTCGGAAATCGGCAGGCCGAGACCAAGAATTCGGAAACCGTTGTCAACACCACCGCGGAAACGGCTGAGGAACAGGAAGACAAAAACCTCAGCAACGACGACCTCGGGATCGATTCCAACGTTCAGGCCGCGCTGCCCGAAATCGACCGGATCGACCAAAAAACGATCGACCTCGCGGTGACGCAAGACAATGTCGGCCAGCCGAACGTGGACCGGGACAACACGAACGCGATCACCCCTGCCGGCATCGGAGCCGAGTTCACCGCCGGCACTTCAGGCGATACGGGCGCGTATTTAACCGGGAACAGCGGTGGCAACGCCGTAATGTCGCAGATGGTTTCCGGCCGCTCGGGTGCGACCAAGGCACGACTCATCAAGGAAGGCGGCGGGAACGCCGCGTCCGAGCGCGCCGTCGCGTCGGGCCTCGCGTGGCTCGTGAAACAGCAAATGACCGACGGTGGGTGGAAGTACGACCAGGGGCGCACCGAGGAACGGGCCGCCGCCACCGGGATGGCCCTGCTCCCGTTTCTCGCCGCCGGCGTGACCCACAAGAAAAAAGAAGACAAGGATTTCAAAGGTTACGAGCGAGTCGTTTCCAAGGGCCTGGACTTTCTGAAGGGACTGTGCGCGGTGAGCGGTACCAACGCCGGGCGCATGAGTACCGACGTGTACGCGCAGGCCATCGCGACCCTCCCGCTGTGCGAAGCCTACGGGATGACGAAAGACCCGGGACTCAGGCCGTTCGCGCAAGCCGCCATCAACTACATTCAAAAAACACAAGCCGCCAACGGGAGCTGGGGATACGGAAACACCGGCCCCGGCGATACTTCGATCGTCGGCTGGCAGGTCCAGGCACTCAAAGCCGCCAAACTGAGCAAGGATCTCGTGGTCGACGATCGCGTGATCCAGAAGGCCAACAAGTTCCTGGATTTCGCTGCCGCGGGGACGCGGAAGTCCATGTACGGGTACGCCAACAACGCCGACGCCAAGCCCGGCACCGCCCTCACCGCGGTCGGCCTCTTGTGCCGCTACTACGTCTCGGATTGGGGACCGGTCCACCCCGGCATGATCGACGGCGTCGGCGGGCTGATGAAGACGCCCCCGATCGGGAGCAAAGAAATCAAGGACATGTACTACTACTACTACGCCACGCAAGTCGTTCACTTCTTCGAGGGTGAGGAGTGGAAGACGTGGAACGAAGGCCCGAAACAAGCCGACGGCACCCGGAAGGGCGGGATGCGCGATTGGCTCCTCGGTCAGCAGAGCAAGAAAGAGCTGAACACCGGTAGTTGGGACCCCGAGTCCGGTTGGTTCGGGAGCCAGTGCGGGCGCCTGGGTACAACCGCGATGTGCCTGCTGACGCTCGAAGTGTACTACCGACATCTGCCGCTGTACAAGCGGGGCGCGGATGGTCAAGCGATCCAGATCATCGAGTAG
- the rsmH gene encoding 16S rRNA (cytosine(1402)-N(4))-methyltransferase RsmH: MSATRAPAHVSVLPAETLALLDPREGQTWVDCTVGGGGHTRMLAERVGPTGRVIGLDQDPTMLEMARARLEGSPVELVHANFDQLGEVLAARGIKQIDGVFADLGFSSDQLGEKSRGLSFREDGPLDMRLDPTAGATAADMVNTMSEAGLADTFWEFGEERHSRRVAKRIVERRGHQPFATTADLASVVRSCVPRSGSIDPATRVFQALRIAVNDELGVLDRLLALLPRVVKGGGAAGIISFHSLEDRRVKQTFREPTAWQQVTKKPVEAGDEETARNPRARSAKLRVARRIGA, from the coding sequence ATGTCCGCTACTCGCGCTCCGGCTCACGTGAGCGTGTTACCGGCCGAAACGCTCGCCCTGCTCGATCCACGAGAGGGGCAGACGTGGGTCGATTGCACCGTCGGCGGCGGCGGGCACACGCGCATGTTGGCCGAACGTGTCGGCCCGACCGGGCGCGTCATTGGGCTAGATCAAGACCCGACCATGCTCGAAATGGCACGGGCACGCCTGGAAGGGTCGCCAGTTGAACTGGTACATGCGAACTTCGACCAGCTCGGCGAAGTGCTGGCGGCACGCGGCATCAAACAGATAGACGGTGTGTTCGCGGACCTCGGCTTCAGTTCGGACCAGTTGGGAGAGAAATCGCGCGGGCTGAGCTTCCGCGAGGACGGCCCACTCGACATGCGCTTGGACCCGACCGCCGGTGCGACCGCGGCCGACATGGTGAACACAATGAGCGAGGCGGGACTCGCGGACACGTTCTGGGAGTTCGGCGAAGAGCGACACAGCCGCAGAGTCGCGAAGCGGATCGTGGAGCGCAGAGGGCACCAACCCTTTGCGACCACCGCGGACCTCGCGAGCGTCGTGCGAAGTTGTGTCCCGCGCTCGGGAAGCATTGACCCGGCGACGCGCGTGTTCCAGGCACTGCGCATCGCGGTGAACGACGAACTCGGTGTACTCGACCGGTTGCTCGCTCTGTTACCGCGCGTGGTGAAGGGCGGTGGAGCGGCGGGGATTATCAGCTTCCACTCGCTCGAAGACCGGCGCGTGAAACAGACGTTCCGCGAACCGACCGCGTGGCAACAAGTGACAAAGAAGCCGGTCGAAGCCGGCGACGAAGAAACGGCTCGCAACCCCCGCGCACGAAGCGCCAAGTTGCGAGTCGCTCGGAGAATCGGAGCTTGA
- a CDS encoding DNA gyrase subunit B: MSTETPPAGEYTEAHMKSLKDAAHIRQNPGMYVGNTQSSGLHHLVYEIVYNSVDEALAGYCKHIRVTIHTDGSITVADDGRGIPVGIKKDTGKSALEEALTVAGNSGKFDNAAYRVSLGLHGMGAKAMNALSEWCEVEVRRDGRVYKMEFERGYATSKLQDLGPAPAGQRGTTITFRPDPLTEFFGNLEFDYATLEDRFREIAYLCKGLAITLTDEREAGKTAHFQFDGGIAEYVVWLNENQGEAAEHAAIYVKKEVEHSTPDTEGMGLKVAVEVAIQYTNGDDERIRCYTNNAYNPVGGTHLSGFRSGLTKAINAYGKKEGHFKPDLEVRGDDFRAGLTSVVSIAHPDPLFESQTKVKLNNPEVEGIVSSVVYEFLTEYLEKNPKEATRICKKVALTAELRIALKKHRDALIDRKKILGGSGLPGKLYDCTSREREKSELFLVEGDSAGGSAESGRNRQFQAILPLKGKVLNVEKAKLEKLLENNEISALIAATGIDIENVEDVSKVRYGKIIILTDADVDGQHIRTLLLTFFFRQMRKLIEAGHVFVARPPLFKVTQKKETRFVQTREEMVVELTTRGLKGTTLHVTKPDQPARTVTGDDLTKLLPALSEAETAVVGLERRGRTLDELLPRAVEGAFPAYQVHERAKNKDHWFRAIEEVAAFKAALTEQLQREPVIGEDYTLDEWHDLKALNRALAKMKNTGFDTNDLIPLQRIAGREPPVRYTLDHDGHTKNLVSLRELVAEIRRLGEKGMAVTRFKGLGEMDPEELWETTLNPQHRTLLKVTLNDAFKAEEMFRTLMGKEVQDRRAFIFNNTLKSVEDIDYGA; encoded by the coding sequence ATGAGCACCGAGACGCCACCGGCCGGGGAATACACCGAGGCTCACATGAAGAGCCTCAAGGACGCGGCCCACATTCGCCAGAACCCGGGCATGTACGTCGGTAACACGCAGTCGTCCGGGCTGCACCACCTCGTCTACGAGATCGTGTACAACTCCGTGGACGAGGCCCTTGCGGGGTACTGTAAGCACATCCGCGTTACGATTCACACGGACGGGTCCATCACGGTTGCCGACGACGGGCGCGGTATTCCCGTTGGCATCAAGAAGGACACCGGGAAGTCCGCGCTCGAAGAGGCCCTCACGGTCGCGGGTAACAGCGGCAAGTTTGACAACGCGGCGTACCGCGTTTCGCTCGGGCTTCACGGCATGGGCGCGAAAGCGATGAACGCCCTTTCCGAGTGGTGCGAGGTCGAGGTGCGGCGCGACGGGCGCGTTTACAAGATGGAGTTCGAGCGCGGGTACGCGACCAGTAAGTTGCAAGACCTCGGTCCCGCTCCGGCCGGGCAACGCGGAACGACAATTACGTTCCGCCCGGACCCACTGACCGAGTTTTTTGGGAATCTCGAGTTCGATTACGCCACTCTCGAGGACCGGTTCCGCGAGATCGCGTATCTCTGCAAGGGTTTGGCCATCACGCTCACCGACGAGCGCGAAGCCGGTAAGACCGCACACTTTCAGTTCGACGGTGGCATCGCGGAGTACGTCGTTTGGCTGAACGAGAACCAGGGCGAAGCCGCGGAACACGCCGCGATCTACGTCAAGAAGGAAGTCGAACACTCGACGCCCGATACCGAGGGGATGGGGCTGAAGGTCGCGGTCGAGGTCGCGATCCAGTACACGAACGGTGATGACGAACGCATCCGGTGTTACACCAATAACGCTTATAACCCCGTTGGCGGTACACACCTCAGTGGCTTCCGCTCTGGTTTGACGAAGGCAATCAACGCTTACGGCAAGAAGGAAGGCCACTTTAAGCCGGACCTTGAGGTGCGTGGCGATGACTTCCGTGCGGGGCTCACATCGGTTGTCAGCATCGCGCACCCTGATCCGCTCTTCGAGTCGCAGACCAAGGTGAAGCTGAACAACCCGGAGGTTGAAGGAATCGTTTCGAGCGTCGTCTACGAGTTCCTCACCGAATACCTGGAGAAGAACCCGAAGGAGGCGACGCGGATCTGCAAGAAGGTGGCACTCACCGCGGAACTGCGGATCGCGCTGAAAAAGCACCGCGATGCACTTATTGACCGCAAGAAGATCCTGGGGGGCAGCGGGTTGCCCGGGAAGCTATACGACTGCACGAGCCGCGAGCGCGAAAAGAGCGAACTGTTCCTCGTGGAAGGTGATTCCGCCGGTGGCAGTGCGGAAAGCGGCCGGAATCGTCAGTTCCAGGCCATTCTGCCGCTCAAGGGTAAGGTGCTGAACGTCGAGAAGGCGAAACTCGAGAAGCTCCTGGAAAACAACGAAATCTCGGCACTCATCGCGGCTACCGGTATAGACATCGAGAACGTCGAAGACGTGAGTAAGGTGCGGTACGGGAAGATCATCATCCTCACCGACGCCGACGTGGACGGTCAGCACATCCGCACGCTGTTGCTCACGTTCTTCTTCCGCCAAATGCGGAAGCTGATTGAAGCCGGACACGTGTTCGTAGCCCGCCCGCCGTTGTTCAAAGTCACGCAAAAGAAAGAAACGCGGTTCGTGCAGACGCGCGAAGAGATGGTCGTCGAGCTGACCACCCGGGGGCTCAAGGGGACGACGCTGCACGTGACCAAGCCGGACCAGCCGGCGCGGACCGTGACCGGTGACGATCTCACGAAGTTACTCCCCGCGCTGTCCGAAGCGGAAACGGCTGTAGTCGGTTTGGAGCGCCGCGGGCGCACACTCGATGAACTTCTTCCGCGGGCCGTGGAAGGCGCGTTCCCCGCGTACCAAGTTCACGAGCGGGCGAAGAACAAGGACCACTGGTTCCGTGCGATCGAGGAAGTGGCCGCGTTCAAGGCAGCGCTCACGGAGCAGTTGCAGCGCGAGCCGGTGATCGGTGAGGACTACACGCTCGACGAGTGGCACGACCTGAAGGCGCTGAACCGGGCGCTCGCGAAGATGAAGAACACCGGGTTCGACACGAACGACTTGATCCCGTTGCAGCGGATCGCCGGGCGCGAGCCGCCGGTGCGGTACACGCTCGACCACGACGGGCACACGAAGAACCTCGTGAGCCTACGCGAGCTGGTTGCCGAAATCCGCCGACTCGGTGAGAAGGGGATGGCGGTAACGCGGTTCAAAGGGCTGGGCGAAATGGACCCCGAAGAACTCTGGGAAACGACGCTGAATCCGCAGCACCGCACGCTGCTAAAGGTGACGCTGAACGATGCGTTCAAGGCCGAGGAGATGTTCCGCACGCTGATGGGCAAGGAAGTGCAGGACCGCCGAGCGTTCATCTTCAATAACACGCTCAAAAGTGTCGAGGACATCGACTACGGGGCGTAA
- a CDS encoding DnaA/Hda family protein, protein MNTALSEARSTQDEALLSTRAARWNGFLVLPENRVAVRAVRSVCRSVLTGKRPGANPLVLHGPPGTGKSRLSASLVQRLSASPDGVTVRVVSAGDVARAPDESLADTELSACDLLALEDIQHLTERTADAACDLIDRRTTHRRVTVVTASAGPSQLANLPHRLTSRLASGLVIQLEPLAVPSRRAILAEVATVKGIRLTDDALDWLSEQVTGGGVRATLGLLQNLAQVASAFPGPLTRADVQQTLTESGQPTSAPNDISRIVERVAVAFGVSEKELLGPSRLRGVLQSRQVAMYLARELTGLSLPRLGAAFGRDHTTVLHACRKVGAEVTNDTELAQRIRDLRSVLA, encoded by the coding sequence ATGAACACCGCTCTCTCGGAAGCGCGATCCACACAAGACGAGGCACTTTTGAGCACGCGGGCCGCGCGCTGGAACGGATTTCTGGTGCTGCCAGAGAACCGAGTCGCGGTTCGGGCGGTGCGGTCTGTGTGCCGGAGCGTTCTCACCGGCAAACGCCCCGGAGCGAACCCGCTGGTACTGCACGGCCCGCCGGGAACGGGTAAGTCGCGCCTCAGCGCGTCACTCGTGCAGCGCCTTTCCGCTTCCCCTGATGGCGTAACGGTCCGAGTTGTATCGGCAGGCGACGTGGCTCGTGCGCCGGACGAGAGCCTCGCAGACACCGAACTTTCAGCTTGTGACTTGCTCGCTCTCGAAGACATCCAGCACCTGACCGAGCGCACAGCGGACGCCGCGTGCGACCTGATCGACCGACGAACGACGCACCGGCGCGTCACGGTCGTTACTGCGAGCGCCGGGCCGTCGCAACTGGCTAATCTGCCGCACCGATTAACTTCGCGCCTCGCGAGCGGGCTCGTCATTCAGCTCGAGCCACTCGCGGTTCCGAGTCGCCGGGCGATTCTGGCCGAAGTTGCGACCGTAAAAGGCATCCGCCTGACCGACGACGCGCTCGACTGGCTCAGCGAACAAGTCACGGGAGGTGGAGTTCGCGCCACCCTCGGCTTGCTGCAGAATTTGGCGCAAGTCGCGTCGGCGTTTCCCGGACCGCTCACACGCGCGGACGTACAGCAAACGTTGACCGAAAGCGGCCAACCAACATCCGCCCCGAACGACATTTCGAGGATCGTGGAGCGTGTGGCCGTGGCCTTCGGTGTGAGTGAAAAGGAGTTGCTCGGCCCGAGTCGGCTCCGCGGAGTATTGCAGTCGCGGCAAGTCGCGATGTACCTCGCACGGGAACTCACCGGACTGTCGCTCCCCAGGCTCGGCGCGGCCTTCGGGCGCGACCACACCACCGTGTTACATGCCTGCCGCAAGGTGGGAGCGGAAGTCACGAACGATACGGAATTGGCCCAGCGCATCCGAGACCTGCGTTCGGTGCTGGCGTGA